The following proteins are co-located in the Apium graveolens cultivar Ventura chromosome 5, ASM990537v1, whole genome shotgun sequence genome:
- the LOC141724487 gene encoding copper transport protein ATX1-like: MPEAQPHPFVIVYLYCNRSAINIYTPPTFGPLSHSLPLVSPSSNYSCKGKTKVERHKKYTMANVVELKVGLHCDECIKKILKAVKKIEDIETYDVDTQLNKIKVTGKVTTEEVMKALQKIGKQSTIWEDLQ, translated from the exons ATGCCTGAAGCTCAACCCCACCCATTCGTCATTGTATACTTGTATTGCAATCGATCGGCCATTAACATATATACTCCACCAACGTTTGGTCCGCTTTCTCATTCTCTCCCACTTGTATCACCAAGCTCTAACTACAGTTGCAAAGGGAAAACCAAAGTTGAACGCCACAAAAAATACACAATGGCTAAT GTGGTGGAATTGAAAGTGGGTTTACACTGCGATGAATGCATCAAGAAGATTTTGAAGGCTGTGAAGAAGATTGAAG ATATAGAAACATACGATGTTGATACACAGCTGAACAAGATCAAGGTAACAGGCAAAGTAACCACAGAGGAAGTAATGAAAGCTCTTCAAAAAATTGGAAAGCAATCTACTATCTGGGAAGACCTTCAGTAG